The nucleotide sequence ACCGTTGCTCGTCGCAGCATCAGCGTTTCTGGATAGAACAGATAACCCACGGTTGCTGCATCGTGAACCAGAAAGCCAGGGACTCCCCCGGTTTCCCGATAGCCCAAAGCAGTTCCAATCATGAACTCGCTGAGATGATTGAGAAATTGGGCGATCGCCCGCGCTGGGTTTGCCTGAGTCACTGACCGGGTCATCTCGCGGGTCAGGATCAACTGTCGGGTCACATCCAGCGGCACCAGTACAAGGTCATCACGACTGGCAAAGACCGTTGCTGCCGCCGCCGGATTGAACCAGACGTTAAATTCTGCCTGGGCAGTAACGTTACCAGGGCAGCGAAATGCACCTGCCATGATTACAATCTCTCTGGCTTTTTGCAAAACTCCTGGCTGTTTGGTTTCTGCGGCAGCTAGGTTGGTCAGGGGGGCGATCGCCACAATGGTAATCTCACCAGGGTTTGCATTCAGACAGTCAATGATTACCTGATCTGAGGAGCGAGCATCTGCCCAGGAGTGGGGCGCTGGTGGTAGCGTATGGGATAAATTCCCCAGTCCATCCACCCCATGAATGTGGGTGGCACTCTCCGGATTATCGCCTTCAACCCAGACACCCCGCCCCACTTCAATGGACTCAAACCCGGCCAGACTTAAAATCTGGCTGGCACTGGTAAAGGTGCGTCGGGCATCCACATTGCCATCAGCGGTTGTCACCGCCACCAACTCCGCTAATCCCTGGTTGACTAGACTCAACAACCAGATCAGGGCAAAGGTATCATCTCCCCCAGGATCGGTATCAAGAATAATTTTGGGGATACGCATGGTTGAAAATGTTTATTGTGAACGGAAAGGGGTAGACAAAGGGTTTCTTTTCCAGCGAAGCTATAGTCTTCTACAGGGTTTTGCTGCCGCCAGGCTGACGCTGGCTCAACCATAGCTGACTGGCCGCTCAAACGGCACAGGAACCTTTGATTGCACAGGGGAGATATCCATTGACCAGGCACCCATTCGCGTATTACTGGTTTGTCTTTTTTGCGCTAATTCTTGTCCGCTATCTTCTGATCGCAGGGGGAATCTACTGGCTGTTCTATTCAGTCTTTGGAAAACGCCTCGCCCAACGGCGGTTACGGCGATCGCCCCCATTGCCTCAATCCATTCGCCAGGATATCAGACTGTCGGTTCTCTCTACCGTAGTTTTTGCGTTTTCCGCTGCGCTGATTATGACAGGGTACGACCTGGGCATGACTCGGCTGTATACGGATATTCACCAGTACGGGTTGGGGTATCTGGGCGGCAGTTTTCTGGCAGTCCTGCTCTTCCAGGATGCCTATTTTTACTTCACCCATCGTCTGTTTCACCATCCCTGGCTATTCCGGAGGGGGCATCAGGGACACCATCGTTCTGAGGAACCAACCCCCTGGACATCCTTTGCTTTTGACCTGCCAGAGGCGATTGTTCAGGCTTTTTTCCTGGTCGGGATTGTCTTCATTGTGCCACTCCACTTCATCACCCTGGTTGCGGTGCTGATAACAATGACCCTGTGGACGGTTTGGAATCATCTTGGCTTTGAGTTATTTCCCCCATCCTTTTCCCGGCACTGGCTTGGCAGGTGGTTCATTGGTCCGACCCATCATGCCATCCATCATCGCAAGTATGTCGTGCATTACGGACTTTACTTTACACTGTGGGACAGGCTGCTTGGCACCCATGACTCCAACTACGAGCATGAGTTTGGTTCGTTGTCAGGAGGGCGGCAATACCCATGTAAAAAGGGGTAAACACCGATCCTGGCGTTGATTGAGACTTTCCTAAAATAACAGTAGTTAGATTAAATCAAAATCCGATTCTAGACTTGTAGATTTAGTGGGCTACAGTGCATCAAATAGGGCATATGGCAGATAGTTACTTCAGTCACGGCAGCTTGTTTGAAGCCTGTGGTTCAGGATCAAGCATCTGGAATCTAGAGTGTGAGTTCCGTATAGAGGTGATATAGAGGGAACTATGCAGCCAAACCAAGCCAAAATGACCGACAAAGCCTGGGAAGCCATTGTTCAGGCTGCGGAGATTGCAAAACAGGCTCAGAACCAGAATATTGAAGTTGAACATCTGATGAAGGCGCTGTTAGATCAGGAAGGACTTGCTATCAGTGTGTTTAATAAGCTGGGAGTGAGCGTACAGCAGGTGCGCGATCGCACCGATGAATTCATTCGCAAGCAGCCTAAGGTTTCCGGCGGCAGCGGCAGTGTTTATCTGGGGCGATCGCTGGACACGTTGCTTGACCGGGCAGAAGCTTTTCGGAAACAGTATGACGATGAATTTATCTCAGTCGAGCACATGCTGCTGGGCTATGCCGGAGATGACCGCTTTGGCAAAGCGCTGTTTGCAGAATTTAGACTGGATGAGAATAAACTAAAGACCGCGATTAGCGAGATACGAGGGAGCCAGAAGGTGACAGACCAAAATCCAGAGGGCAAATATGAGGCACTGGAAAAATATGGGCGGGATCTGACCCAGTATGCCCGGGAAGGCAAGCTTGACCCGGTGATTGGTCGAGATGATGAAATCCGCCGTACTATTCAAATTCTATCTCGTCGCACAAAAAATAATCCGGTATTGATTGGGGAACCGGGGGTGGGCAAAACGGCGATTGCCGAAGGACTGGCGCAGCGAATTGTCAGCGGGGATGTGCCCCAGTCTTTGAAGGATCGCAAACTGATTGCCCTGGATATGGGTGCGCTGATTGCCGGTGCCAAGTACCGGGGTGAGTTTGAGGAGCGGTTGAAAGCCGTGCTCAAGGAAGTCACAGAGTCCAGGGGCAACATCATCCTGTTCATTGACGAGATTCATACCGTGGTGGGAGCTGGAGCCACCCAGGGTGCAATGGATGCCGGAAACCTGCTCAAACCCATGCTGGCGCGGGGTGAATTGCGCTGTATCGGTGCCACCACCCTGGATGAGTATCGCAAGTATATTGAAAAAGATGCTGCCCTGGAGCGGCGATTCCAGCAGGTGTATGTGGATCAGCCCGGCGTGGAGGATACCATTTCCATTCTGCGGGGTCTGAAGGAACGCTATGAAGTACACCACGGGGTCAAAATCTCTGATAGTGCCCTGGTGGCAGCCGCAACCCTGTCAAATCGCTACATCTCCGATCGCTTTCTGCCCGACAAGGCGATCGACCTGGTGGATGAAGCGGCTGCCAAACTGAAGATGGAAATCACCTCCAAACCCGAAGAACTGGATGAGGTAGACCGCAAGATCCTGCAACTGGAAATGGAAAAACTATCTCTCCAGAAGGAAACGGATGCGGCATCCCGCGATCGCCTGGAGCGTCTGGACAAAGAACTGGCAGACCTAAAGGAGGAGCAATCTGCCCTCAATGCCCAGTGGCAGGCAGAAAAGGACAGCATCACCAAGATCCAGACCTTGAAAGAGGAGATTGATCGGGTCAATATCGAAATTCAGCAGGCAGAACGGGACTATGACCTGAACCGGGCGGCGGAACTGAAGTACGGCAAGCTAACCGACCTCAATCGCCAGCTCCAGGAAGCTGAGAAGCATCTGGCCCAAACTCAGACCAGTGGCAAATCCATGCTGCGGGAAGAGGTGACAGAACAGGACATTGCAGAAATCATTTCCAAATGGACAGGCATTCCCATCAGCAAACTGGTGGAATCCGAAATGCAGAAGCTCCTGCATCTGGAGGAAGAACTGCACAGGCGGGTGATTGGTCAGGATGAGGCGGTCACGGCTGTTGCCGATGCCATCCAGCGCTCCCGTGCCGGACTTGCAGACCCCAACCGTCCAACCGCCAGCTTCATCTTCCTGGGACCCACCGGGGTTGGTAAAACCGAACTGGCAAAAGCCCTGGCAGCTTACCTGTTTGACACCGAAGAGGCCATGGTGCGGATCGACATGTCCGAATACATGGAGAAACACGCCGTTTCCCGCCTAATCGGGGCACCTCCGGGCTACGTCGGCTACGACGAAGGGGGACAACTGACCGAAGCAATTCGTCGCCGCCCCTTCTCAGTCGTTCTGTTTGATGAGATTGAGAAGGCACACCCGGATGTGTTCAATGTCATGCTGCAAATTCTGGATGATGGGCGAGTCACCGATGCTCAAGGGCATACAGTGGACTTTAAGAACACGATCATCATCATGACCAGCAACATTGGTTCCCAGTTCATTCTGGATCTGGCGGGTGATGATAGCCGTTACGACGAAATGCGAAGCCGGGTCATGGAAGCCATGCGAACCAGTTTCCGACCAGAATTCCTTAACCGGATTGATGAGATCATCATCTTCCACGGCTTACAGAAGGACGAACTACGGCAAATTGTCAAACTCCAGGTGCAGCGCCTCGGTCAGCGTCTGACAGACCGCAAGATGGCGTTGAAACTTTCGGATGCCGCGATCGACTTTCTGGCAGAGGTTGGCTACGATCCGGTCTTTGGTGCCCGTCCACTGAAGCGAGCAATCCAGCGTGAGTTGGAAACCCAGATTGCCAAGTCTATTCTGCGTGGCGAGTTCACCGATGGCGATACGATCTTCGTGGATGTCCAGAACGAGCGGCTGGCATTCAAACGATTGCCTTCCGAAGTTTTGACCACAGGCGCTGCTGAATAGCAGTATGAACTGGAAGGAAGTTTCAATTCATACGCGCTCTAATGCATACCCAGATTCAGCAACGCCTTTTGACCACACAATAAGTGAAGGGACAGGGTGAGTGAAATATCTCACCCTTTTTAGTGAAGCCATGTGCAACTTGGAAGCCAAGATCCCCGGTGTCTCGTAGACTTCAATCGAATTGACTGGCTAACTTCCTCAGACACCGGGGATCTGGAGATTGTCGCACTTCGCGTTAGTAGGGATCTGGTGCTCTGCCAGGAACTGTTTTGTGGTGAAAATTTGTGGTGAAAACCCCAGAATAATAGCCCCTTCTCTATTCCAGACTCACATATGGCAGGAGACAGGGAATGGGCGAGAGGAAACAGGGTGATCAGAGGCATCTTTTTATACTCAGTGTTACTGTGATTACCAGTAACAACCTGGGCAATCTAGGTGTAGAGCTTGATTTCTACCAAGTGAGCCAGGTGTTTAAGGAGGAAAGCCTTTGATCGGAATACCCTTCAGATCATCCAATACCACAACCCATTCCTCACGGAATTTGCTGATTCGATTTATTCTCGGTGGCACCACTCTTTTGGTGAGTATTTCTGCTTATTTCAGCTATCAGGCTGCTCGAAAGTTAACGCTGGAAGATCTTAACGGGAAGGCGTTCTTAGAGGTCCAGCGGGGGGTTGATGAAATTGAGGAGTGGTTGCATGTTCGCAAAGTGGAGATAGAAACCCTGGCGCAAACTTCGGCGGTACGTTCCTTAGACTGGTCTGTGGCAGAACCCTATTTACAGGAAGAAGTTCAGCGAATTCAGGAATTTTTCTTCTTGCAAATAGCAACCCCGGATGGTGCGTATTCAAACACAAAGGCTGGTCGAACAACCAAGAATATTACGGATCGAGACTACTTTCAAAAGGCCCTGGCAGGACAGCCGAACATTTCCGATCCCTTCATCAGTCGATCCACAGGTAAGCCTTCCATTGCGATCGCCACCCCAATCTGGTCAGGTTCTCTTCCCAGACAGTCACCCATTGGTGTTTTTCAGGGCAACGTTAGAGTTGATCACATTGCTAAGGTCGTCAATTCCCTGCGCTATGGGGAAAATAGCTATGCTTTCGCCCTCAACTCCAAAGGGCAGGCGATTGTCCATCCCAATCCAGGGTTAATGTCAACAGTCGAAAAACCTGCCCCCAGTTTGCTCGAAGTTGCCAACCGCGACTTAAATGCGATCGCGCAGCGAATGATAAACAGGCGACAGGGAATTGAGTTAATGGACATTGACGGCACCCAGAAGTATGTTGCCTATCTGCCGTTACAGGAAGCCAACTGGTCAGTAGCGCTGGTGATTCCGCGCCAAAATATTGAATCTCGGCTGCAATTTCTCGATCTGATTGCCCTGATTGTGGGTGGACTAACCGTGACCATGATCACCGTCCTGTGGCGAGTGCAAGCCTTTGAACAGGCTCAACTGAAAAAATCTAAAGCAGCGGCTGATGCCGCAAACCATGCGAAGAGCGAATTTTTGGCTAACATGAGCCATGAACTGCGAACGCCTTTGAATGGGATTTTGGGTTGTACTCAAATTTTGCTGCGTTCCAAAGCGCTATCAGAGTCAGAGCAAAGCCATGTCAACATCATTGAACAGTGTGGCTCCCATCTGCTGACGTTAATCAACGACATTTTGGATCTGTCCAAAATTGAAGCACGAAAACTGGAATTGTATCCTCAAGATGTTCATTTCCCCTCCTTTCTCCAGGGAATCGGGGAGATTGGTCAAATTCGAGCGCAGCAAAAGGGCATTTTATTCAGGTATGAACCGGCCAACAACCTGCCTGCCGGAGTTCATGTTGATGTTAAACGGTTACGCCAGGTACTCTTGAATCTGCTGGGCAATGCGATCAAATTTACTGATCAGGGGCAGGTTACTTTCAGGGTTGAGGTCATCGATCAACTTCCTGAGCCTGACCAGATTGTGAAATATCGCATTCGCTTTAGTGTAGAAGACACCGGAATTGGCATCGCTCCAGATGCATTGGGCAAGATTTTCCTGCCCTTTGAACAAGTCGGTGAAAAGAAACGTCAGACCGACGGAACGGGTCTGGGTTTAGCCATTACTCGCCAGTTGGTGCAAATGATGGGTAGCGATATCCAGGTTAAGAGTGAGGTGGGTCAGGGCAGTACCTTCTGGTTTGAAATTGCGATCGCTGAAGCGAAGGAATGGGTTCAATCTGCGATCGCGGACTCAAAGGGGCAAATCACTGGCTATGAAGGGGATCCCAAAACCATTTTGATGGTGGATGATCGTTGGGAGAACCGGACTGTGATTACCAACCTGCTGCAACCCCTGGGGTTTAATGTAGTCGAAGCAGCCAGCGGACAGGAAGGATTGGAAGCCGCGATCGCCCTGAAACCAGATCTGGTGATCACCGATTTGCTGATGCCAGAAATGGATGGATTTGAATTGATTCAACACCTGCGACAAACCCCAGACCTTGCCAATGTCAGGATTATTGTCTCTTCAGCAAGTGTTTTTGAAACGGACCAACATCGCAGCCTGGAAGCAGGAGGGGACAGTTTTCTGAGTAAACCTGTCCGGGCTGATGAATTGCTCCATCAACTGGAAGTCCACCTCGGACTGACATGGATTTATCAGCAGCCTCAGGAACAACGAAACACAGCTTCAGTGACACCAGGCGATCGCCCGACCGATAAATTGCTCCCTCCTTCCCCAGAAGTATTGCGTGAATTGGTGAGCCTGGCCAGTAAAGGTAACTTCAACGGGATCCTTAAATTAGTTAATCAGATGGAGGAAATAGACCAAAATCTTGCGCCCTTTGCCAATCAATTGCGGCAGCTATTGAGGGAGTTTGATGAAGACTTAATCCTCAACTTTTTGACTGTATATGGGGCAGAACAATCATGACCGTGACAGTACCCGATCTCCAAAATCCCCTGAACCACGACTCTGCCAGGGGAATTATTTTAATCGTTGATGATAACCCTGCTAACTTACAGGTGTTATCCAGTTTTTTGGATCAGTCTAACTTTGAAGTCTGGGCAGCCCGTAGCGGCGAAAAAGCACTTCAAAGACTCGATCACGATCATTTACCTGATTTAATTCTGCTGGATATCATGATGCCAGGGATGGATGGCTTTGAAACCTGTAAACATTTAAAGAACAATCCTCGGATTCAGGATATTCCGGTCATTTTTATGACGGCTCTTTCAGATACCGCAGATAAAGTGAAAGGATTGCGCCTGGGCGCTGTAGACTACATTACTAAACCGTTTCAGCATGAAGAAGTTCTGGTGCGAATAGAGCATCAGATCAGGCTGAGAAATCTGACTAAGACCCTGATTGCCAAAAACACTGAATTACAACAGGTTCAAACTCAACTGTTCCAGGCAGAAAAGGCGGCAATGCTAGGAAACTTAACCGCAGGAGTTGCCCATGAGGTTAATAACCCGATCAATTTTATTGCTGGCAATTTGAATTATGTAGAACAGTATGTTCAGGAGATTGTTGATTTACTCATGCTTTATCAGAAACATCTCCCTGACCCACCGGATGAAATTCAACAGGCGATTCAAACAAAAGATCTCAGCTTCTTGTTAAATGACCTGTCGAAAATCATTCAATCCATGCAAGTGGGTACTAATCGCGTTACAGAAATAGTATCATCCCTGAATAACTTTACCCGCCATCGAGAAGCCGGGAAGAAGCTGGTCAACCTGCATGAAGGTCTGGACAGTACGCTTCTCATTCTTGGGCATCGGCTGAGAGCAAATGCTCATCGTTCTGCAATCCAGCTCATTAAGGACTATGGAGAATTACCGCTGATTCAGTGTTATCCAGGGGAAATCAATCAGGTCTTTATGAATTTGCTTTGCAATGCGATTGATGCCTTTGATGAAGCCGCTCAGGCTTCTTTGGATGTCCAGAGAGCCAATCTTCCGACCATCACAATTCAAACTCGACTGATTGAGCGAAATGCTGTCGAGATTCAGATCTGTGATAACGGCAAAGGGATGGCAGATGAGGTGAAAGCCAGAGTCTTTGACTATTTGTTTACGACAAAAGGAATGGGGAAAGGGACTGGACTGGGATTGGCGATCGCGCATCAAATTGTTGTCGAGAACCATGCGGGTAGCCTGGAAGTCCAATCTACTCTGGGACAGGGCACTGAGTTCCGCATCCGCCTGCCAGTTTGTGCTGAATAGCACTGCTTGATGGCACATTGATGGCACATCCTCTGTGTTGCCTGAGTAAACCAGTGGCAAGTTGAACAAATCCACTAATGGTTCTCGTCGGGCAGATTCTCTGATCGAGGGCACCTTATCTGTTTAACTCGAGGATCCGCTATCTGTATACCTCACTAGATTCAAAATGCTACGTCTTCTATTAACTTGGGCATGATGGAGAGTGAATTTTCCCTGGTCACCAGGCTCTGGCTTAATAACCTCATGACAGATTCTTCTCAGTAGAGTAAGAATCAGATTAGGAATCGCAAGTGATCAGTTCTTTGATAGGAATTTATGAACATCCTGACGTTAAATATGGATACCGTTCATTTAACAGATGAACAGTTCTACCAGATTTGTCTCCGCAACCAGGAACTGCAATTTGAACTGTCAGCAAGGGGAGAACTGATTGTAATGGCTCCGGTGGGAGGGGAAAGTGGCAATCAAGAAGCAAATTTAAATGGTTTGGTATGGTTGTGGAATCGTCAGTCTAATCTTGGATATGTTTTCAGTTCGTCCACAATCTTCAAGTTACCCAAAGGAGCTAATCGATCGCCGGATGTTGCCTGGGTGCAAAAGGAACGCTGGGAAGCACTGACTCCAGAGCAACGGCGCAAGTTTCCCCCCCTTGCCCCGGATTTTGTAATTGAATTGCGCTCTGCTACAGATGACCTGGAACCTCTGCAAGCTAAGATGCAGGAGTATATGGACAATGGGGTTCGTTTGGGGTGGTTGATTGATTTTCAATCTGAACAGGTAGAAATTTATCGCCCCAATCAAGCTGTCGAAATTAGAAGACTGCCTGCCGAACTATCTGGGGAAGAGGTACTTCCTGGTTTTGTTCTCACCATTTAGACCAGGTTATCAACCCAGGGGTAAACTGAGTAGCCAGGTTCCTCAATGCCTCATTGACCCTCATGAAATCGGCTGAAGATGAATGGAACCGACGTAGGAGGTTGAAGATCTCCAACTTCTCGAAGAAGTTAGAGATTTGAGCCAGGGTGTTTGGCTTAATTCATGCCATTTGGCTAAAGACTAAGGTCCCCAGATACTGGAGATTGGTTGCTGGTGCCCATCGGGTTATTAAACTTCTGGCTGTTCCTGGGATAAGTTCGGTAGAGTAGAAGGGCATTTTGATTGAAGGTAGTCAGGGTGACTGGCATCCGCGATCGCCCCACCCCCACCTCTCTGCTAAACGATTCATGCTTGCTCAGGAGATATTCCATGAACCAGAGACCCAATTCCTCATCTTCAATCTTTAGTCCGGTCGTGATGGCGATCATAGCTGCCGCCGTTGTGGTCGGAATTGCACTGGGAATGGGCTTATCTACATCAGCAACCTCCAGTCCAGAAAATGTCGCCAGCAGACAATATATCGATGAAATGGCACCCAGTTCGCAAATCTGTGTGCAGTATGGGTCCAGTGCCGTGACAATGGATGCGCGCTTTTTTGTCACCTTCAACCCTTTCAGCGTTTATGTCTCTCGACCTAAAATGCAGCCAGGCTGCGTGTTGCGGCGAACAGACTGGGCAATTTTAGAGCAAAGAAACTTATTGACCAGCGAACAGCAGCGCGAATGCAAGAACAACATGAATACGTTTGGGTTTACAGGCAATTTGGACAGCTCTCCCAGAATTGACTGCGTCTACCGGAATGATTCAGCCGGGAATCTATTCCTGACTCAATCTGGCGTGAATGTGCCGTCTGAGTAGCGATCGCCCCCCCTCAATTGCCTGGTAAGTTATCAGGGTCAACTCCCAGCGATCGCAAATATTGAGCTAACTGCCTGGAACGTTCCTCCGCAGTCTGGTAACGCTTTCCCTGCTGGTCATACCATCCCAGCAATTCGCGATCGATTCCCCCAACCATAGCCCGGTAGCGTCCAATTCCCAGTCCGACTTCCGGCATCCAGTAGGGTTCACCCAGTTGTAACTGGTATTCACCATCGACCAGTTTATAGACCTCAAACGGCTGATGCCTGTCCCGTTGCCAGGACTCTGGATTGTAGATGATGTAATAAAGCACTCCCAGTTTGGTATAAATTTCTAATTTCTCGTCATATTCCCCACCAGGTTTGTGAGAAACCATTTCCAGCGTCAAAACTGGAACAATCTCGTTCTCCTCCCAGACCGCATAGCTTCTGCGAGACTTACCCTGTTTCTGTCGCTCTACTCCCAGACTCAGGAAGGCATCAGGCACAACGGGAACTTTAGGGCTAATCCCTGTCGTGTGATATACCGCCATATCTACTCCAAAAAACCAATCGTTCCGGTTTTGCCAGATCAGTTCCAGCAGAAACAGCAATACATTGGGCAGGTAATTCTGATCCTCATTATCCACAGGAGTGTCGTCTGAACAGGGGAGTTCTTCCGTTGTAGGTAATGCTGACTTAAGGTCCGGGGGAAGCATAGCCATCACTTCCGTAGTTTGGATTCTCCCATTTTAGAGGATTGGAAAACTCCCACCCCACCCCCACAATCCAAGCCCATTTTCTTGTTACAGAAGACTGCCAGTGTTTGTTCCGCGTCAGTTGTGTTTCAAATGATCGTGCCAGAATATTAAGGAATTTGAAAAACTGCTAGGGAAAAAGTATGCCCAATCTTCAGTCCTCTGGCTTCAGTTTCAGCAAGCTGTCCATCCGCCGTCATATTGGCATCCTGATGCTGATGCTGACCGTTCTGATTCTGGGCTGCTTCTTCCTGGTTCGCCTGCCAGTTGACCTGCTGCCCTCCATTACCTATCCCCGAATTGGAGTGCGCCTGGATGCCCCAGGCATTTCCCCGGAGGTTGGTGTTGATGAAATTACCAAGCCCCTGGAACAGGCACTCTCCACGACAGAAGGAGTGGTTCAGATCTATTCCCAGACTCGGGAGGGGCAGGTCAGCCTGGACCTGTTTTTTCAACCGGGAAGCAACATTGACCAGGCGCTAAACGATGCCACCGCCACCTACAACCGCTATCGCAATCGCTTGCCGGATAATCTGGAGTCTCCCCGCATTTTCAAATTTGACCCCACCCAACTGCCTGTGTATGAATTTGCGCTGACTTCTCCTAACCTGCGAGGTGTTGACTTGCGTGTGTTTGCCGATGAAGAACTTGCCCGCGAGTTGACGGTGGTACCGGGGGTTGCTTCGGCGGATGTCTCTGGTGGGGTGAAGGAGGAAGTGCGGGTCAAATTAGACCTGAAGCGTTTGCAGGCCCTGGGTTTGGGAATCAATGACGTTTTGGATGGACTGAGGCAACGAAACCAGGACATTTCTGGTGGACGGATTCTGGGACAGAATGCAGAACCCCTCACCCGGTCAATCGGGCGGTTTCGGAATGCTGGGGAAATTCAAGAGTTGCAGTTTGAGGTCAGGAGTCAGCAGTCAACAGTCAGCAGTCAGGCGGGAAATTTAATTCCGAACTCCGAACCCCCAACTCTGAATCGCTCTCAACGAGTTTACCTGCGTGACTTTGCCGAGGTGATCGACGGAACGGAAGACGAGCGGGTGCTGGTGAATTTGAATGGGGAACCAGCCGTCAAGATCAGCATCCAGAAGCAGCCGGAGGCAAATACGGTACAGGTTGTGGATGGGGTGAAACAGCGAATTGAGGAGTTGCGGCAGGCGGGGTTAATCACTGAAGACATGGTGCTGACAGCCACGCTGGATGAGTCCCGGTTTATCAACAATTCAATCGCCAATGTCACCACTGCCGGGCTGTCGGGGGCATTTTTAGCCGCGATCGCGGTGCTATTTTTCCTCGGTTCCCTGCGTCAAACGCTGATTATTGTGCTTGCCATTCCTCTGGCAAGCCTGGCAGCAGTGATCCTGATGGGGTTGTTTGGGCTGTCGTTGAATATTTTTAGTCTGGGTGGGCTGGCGATCGGCGTGGGCATTGTGGTAGACAACTCCATTGTCATGCTGGAAAACATTGCCCACCGGGTCAGTCGCCACTCGGTTCATGGCAATGGCAATGGGACTCATGGCAATGGCCGAACAGTAAGGGCAGACGGGGGGGAAGATGAGGCATCGGTTCAATCGGCGATTTTTCCCAAAGCCCAAATTCTTCGGTTAGCAGAGTCTAGTGGTGAGGAGGTGGAGTCGGCTCTGGTAGCATCCACAGCAACAAATCTGGTGTCGGTATTGCCATTTTTGCTGCTGGGTGGGTTTGTCTCCCTGCTGTTTAATGAACTGATTTTGACGATTAGCTTTGCGGTGGCGGCTTCGCTGCTGATTGCGCTGACAGTG is from Leptothermofonsia sichuanensis E412 and encodes:
- a CDS encoding nucleoside hydrolase, which translates into the protein MRIPKIILDTDPGGDDTFALIWLLSLVNQGLAELVAVTTADGNVDARRTFTSASQILSLAGFESIEVGRGVWVEGDNPESATHIHGVDGLGNLSHTLPPAPHSWADARSSDQVIIDCLNANPGEITIVAIAPLTNLAAAETKQPGVLQKAREIVIMAGAFRCPGNVTAQAEFNVWFNPAAAATVFASRDDLVLVPLDVTRQLILTREMTRSVTQANPARAIAQFLNHLSEFMIGTALGYRETGGVPGFLVHDAATVGYLFYPETLMLRRATVRVETKGEWTRGQTVMDCRHGAKTDANAWVALGVDQIGFFSSFMEDLKGFLQQFPVMT
- a CDS encoding sterol desaturase family protein encodes the protein MTRHPFAYYWFVFFALILVRYLLIAGGIYWLFYSVFGKRLAQRRLRRSPPLPQSIRQDIRLSVLSTVVFAFSAALIMTGYDLGMTRLYTDIHQYGLGYLGGSFLAVLLFQDAYFYFTHRLFHHPWLFRRGHQGHHRSEEPTPWTSFAFDLPEAIVQAFFLVGIVFIVPLHFITLVAVLITMTLWTVWNHLGFELFPPSFSRHWLGRWFIGPTHHAIHHRKYVVHYGLYFTLWDRLLGTHDSNYEHEFGSLSGGRQYPCKKG
- the clpB gene encoding ATP-dependent chaperone ClpB, which gives rise to MQPNQAKMTDKAWEAIVQAAEIAKQAQNQNIEVEHLMKALLDQEGLAISVFNKLGVSVQQVRDRTDEFIRKQPKVSGGSGSVYLGRSLDTLLDRAEAFRKQYDDEFISVEHMLLGYAGDDRFGKALFAEFRLDENKLKTAISEIRGSQKVTDQNPEGKYEALEKYGRDLTQYAREGKLDPVIGRDDEIRRTIQILSRRTKNNPVLIGEPGVGKTAIAEGLAQRIVSGDVPQSLKDRKLIALDMGALIAGAKYRGEFEERLKAVLKEVTESRGNIILFIDEIHTVVGAGATQGAMDAGNLLKPMLARGELRCIGATTLDEYRKYIEKDAALERRFQQVYVDQPGVEDTISILRGLKERYEVHHGVKISDSALVAAATLSNRYISDRFLPDKAIDLVDEAAAKLKMEITSKPEELDEVDRKILQLEMEKLSLQKETDAASRDRLERLDKELADLKEEQSALNAQWQAEKDSITKIQTLKEEIDRVNIEIQQAERDYDLNRAAELKYGKLTDLNRQLQEAEKHLAQTQTSGKSMLREEVTEQDIAEIISKWTGIPISKLVESEMQKLLHLEEELHRRVIGQDEAVTAVADAIQRSRAGLADPNRPTASFIFLGPTGVGKTELAKALAAYLFDTEEAMVRIDMSEYMEKHAVSRLIGAPPGYVGYDEGGQLTEAIRRRPFSVVLFDEIEKAHPDVFNVMLQILDDGRVTDAQGHTVDFKNTIIIMTSNIGSQFILDLAGDDSRYDEMRSRVMEAMRTSFRPEFLNRIDEIIIFHGLQKDELRQIVKLQVQRLGQRLTDRKMALKLSDAAIDFLAEVGYDPVFGARPLKRAIQRELETQIAKSILRGEFTDGDTIFVDVQNERLAFKRLPSEVLTTGAAE
- a CDS encoding hybrid sensor histidine kinase/response regulator — encoded protein: MLIRFILGGTTLLVSISAYFSYQAARKLTLEDLNGKAFLEVQRGVDEIEEWLHVRKVEIETLAQTSAVRSLDWSVAEPYLQEEVQRIQEFFFLQIATPDGAYSNTKAGRTTKNITDRDYFQKALAGQPNISDPFISRSTGKPSIAIATPIWSGSLPRQSPIGVFQGNVRVDHIAKVVNSLRYGENSYAFALNSKGQAIVHPNPGLMSTVEKPAPSLLEVANRDLNAIAQRMINRRQGIELMDIDGTQKYVAYLPLQEANWSVALVIPRQNIESRLQFLDLIALIVGGLTVTMITVLWRVQAFEQAQLKKSKAAADAANHAKSEFLANMSHELRTPLNGILGCTQILLRSKALSESEQSHVNIIEQCGSHLLTLINDILDLSKIEARKLELYPQDVHFPSFLQGIGEIGQIRAQQKGILFRYEPANNLPAGVHVDVKRLRQVLLNLLGNAIKFTDQGQVTFRVEVIDQLPEPDQIVKYRIRFSVEDTGIGIAPDALGKIFLPFEQVGEKKRQTDGTGLGLAITRQLVQMMGSDIQVKSEVGQGSTFWFEIAIAEAKEWVQSAIADSKGQITGYEGDPKTILMVDDRWENRTVITNLLQPLGFNVVEAASGQEGLEAAIALKPDLVITDLLMPEMDGFELIQHLRQTPDLANVRIIVSSASVFETDQHRSLEAGGDSFLSKPVRADELLHQLEVHLGLTWIYQQPQEQRNTASVTPGDRPTDKLLPPSPEVLRELVSLASKGNFNGILKLVNQMEEIDQNLAPFANQLRQLLREFDEDLILNFLTVYGAEQS
- a CDS encoding sensor histidine kinase yields the protein MTVTVPDLQNPLNHDSARGIILIVDDNPANLQVLSSFLDQSNFEVWAARSGEKALQRLDHDHLPDLILLDIMMPGMDGFETCKHLKNNPRIQDIPVIFMTALSDTADKVKGLRLGAVDYITKPFQHEEVLVRIEHQIRLRNLTKTLIAKNTELQQVQTQLFQAEKAAMLGNLTAGVAHEVNNPINFIAGNLNYVEQYVQEIVDLLMLYQKHLPDPPDEIQQAIQTKDLSFLLNDLSKIIQSMQVGTNRVTEIVSSLNNFTRHREAGKKLVNLHEGLDSTLLILGHRLRANAHRSAIQLIKDYGELPLIQCYPGEINQVFMNLLCNAIDAFDEAAQASLDVQRANLPTITIQTRLIERNAVEIQICDNGKGMADEVKARVFDYLFTTKGMGKGTGLGLAIAHQIVVENHAGSLEVQSTLGQGTEFRIRLPVCAE